GGTGCGGAAAACCGAGCAAGCCCGCTGCCTGGCGGGTTGGAACATCCAGCCCGACGAGCTGCTCGTAGGCGCCCATCAGCGCTCCTCGGACGTCGGATCGTCGTTGTTGTCCTCGGAGAGAGTCTCCTAGAGGGCGTGTAGTCTTCCTGTGACACCAAGGGCTGCTTTGGATCGTTTCAACGGTCCCTCGGTTAGCGAAGAACTCCCCTTAAGACTATCGGCAGCCCAGCCCGGAAGACTCAATCTTCCTGCTCTCGGCAGTCGGCAGCACTGCCGTGAACCACCAACCCAACCATGGACTACGGCAGGTCCATTCCAGCGCCTTTACCTTGCGGCCGACAAGACTCTCAGCTTGCCCTGCACAAGGATCCTTAGCGCGCGGGCCACGACAGGGGCGTTACTGGCAGACTTAGCCTATGAATCTGAACGAACGCATCACAGTCAAGCTCGACGCAGGTACTGACGCTGACGTGTTTGAGCGGTGTGCCGTGGCCCTGATGGCGAACCACTACGATGACGTGGTTGGAATTGAAGGCGGCAGTGATGGAGGCCGCGACGGCGACATCATCGCTCCCATTGCTGACGATCCCGACTCTCGCGGGCGGATTTTGGTAACGACAGGCGACGCCCTCGACAATCTCAAGAGCAGCCATAGAACGTGGAAAAAATTCTGGGATGCGGGTGAGACGTTCCGGCTGGACCTGCTTGTGATGATTACGTCTAGGAGTCTTTCTGACACCAAACGCCGCAACATCGAGGCCTACTGTAGAACCAATAGCCTCCCGGTGCCGCGCATATATGCAAGGCAGTGGCTAGTTGAGTCTCTGCGCCGCGACCCGGATCTCCGCTTTGAACTGACTGGAGTCGAGGGTCGTCTTGAAGCACTGACAACGAAAGCCCCTGAGCCTTCGTCATCGTTCACCGCCCTGTTCGGGCGCGACGAGGAGCTGGATCACCTGCGCGCCGCGGTAACGCTGACGACCGATGTCTCGTTAGTAGGCGTTCCCGGAGTTGGCAAGAGCCGTCTGCTAGCGGAGCTCGAAGGTGGTGTCCACTTCATCGACCGCCTTGCCCGCGACCACCTTGCCGACGACCTGTTCGCCACAGATCCCACGACTGTAGTGCTAGACGATGCCCACCTTGACCAGGAGCTCCTTGAGCAGCTGGTACGCATTCGTAGCAAGGAACGGTTCAGCTTCACCATAGTCGCCGCAACGTGGCCAGGAACCGAGGCTCCTGTAGAGGCTCTACTTAACAAGCCGACGCGGGTCGAGGTGGACCGCCTAGCGCGAGCCGCACTAGATCAAATGATCCAAGCGCTCGGAGTCCTCGGCGTCCACGCCCGGTCACTGGTACTCGAACAGTCCGACGGCCGACCGGGATGGGCGGCCATCCTCTCTCGTTTGGTCATCAACGGTGCAGGCGACGACCTCGCAACTGGTCAATCACTTCTTGACCAAGTGGCCGGCCTCGCTACCGCTATTGCAGGCAGCCCCGTACTCAATGACGCGTTGGCCTGCATCGCCGCACTCGGCGCAGCCTCACTTGAGGACATCGAGATTATTGCAAGCCATGCTGGTGTCCCGTACGCCGACTTGATCGCCTGGCTTGAGGTCACCGCTCAGGGCGGTCTCGTGGAGCGGACGAGCGACAAGTGGTCTGTGCTGGCTCCACTCCGCTCACTGATCGTCGCGTCTACCTTCTTCGGGGTGAGAAGGCGAAGGAGTTGGGCCTCGTTCGCTGCTAAGTTCCCCGATGACGAACGATTGGACCGCACAGTTCTCAATATCGCTAACGATGTGCCAGATACAGGCGTTCGGGCGCTGACGAATTTGTGGTTCGACAAGATATCGACAATGGAGATCCACGAGATCCCACTTGCCTTGGTCGAGGGTTACAGTGGCATCGACGAGACTTCGGCTGACCGCGCTGCCGTCCTCGCCCGCGCCGTCCTTGACTCGCCTCGTGAGCCTCAGGCCTTATTCGGCGATGTCACCTATGACCCCTACGGTACCGCCGCAGAGAAAATCCTCCGCACCGCTTTCCGTCGTTCATGTTCTCGCGAGGCCACTCACGGGCTGCTCGACCTCGCAGTCAGCGACGAGCGGCCTCGTCACCAGCACCCCGACCACCCGATGCGGGTTATCCAGGACATGGCACATTACTTAGACCCTGATCTAGGGCCCGTTGATACCTTGCGCGACCGAATCTTGAAATATGCTCTCGAGTGGTTCGATGAAGATCCCAACGCAGCCCGGTGGGAAATGCTGGCAGAGGTCACGCATTATGTCTTCGACCCCCGTGTTGCGGGTAACTGGAGTGATCCAGGTAGCCACCTCACCGTCACCATGTCTCAGGGCGTGATGACGCCGGAGGCCATGGGATCATTGCTCGCACACTGGAACACGATCGATTCCAGAGTCCGGGGACATGCAGCTTCAAGCATCACCCATCGCGCAGTGGCAGAATTCTGCGAGATCTTTGATTCGTGGTCCGCGATTGCCGTAGGCAACACCAACCATGAGGGCGAGGCCTCGACCGAGCACAGAGTTGTCGGCGCGAGAGGAGCTGAGCTGGTGCTGAGCACCCTGGCGGTGCTGGCAAAACGCTTCACAGGGGTGCCTATTCGGGTCAACAAACGACTAGCCCTCGTTTCGATGTGGAACGGCGGGCCTACAACGCTGGCCGAGCTCCCGGTCGAAGACGATCATCTGGCCCTCTTCGTGGGAGCGCAAGAACCCGACGACGACATCGACGGTTGGATGGCCGACCGTCGAGAGCAGTTGACGTCCCTGGCCCGAGACCTGGATAAGCTAACTGCTGCCGAAGGTGTCACTGAACACCAAAGGCTTGTGGTCGAGGCATCAGTTCTCGATGGCAACAATGAGGGAACTGCGTTCGCGAGCACGCTCGCCGAGCATGTGGCCAACGCTGGCGCATGGCTGGAAGCCGCCATTAAGGCAATCGCCCGCCCCCTCGTTGCCCCGTTGATCACCAAGGCCCGCGCAGATGGTGCTGATATCGATGATTTGGTTATGTCGGCGATCGAGGTCCCCGAGCTACGGCACGAGGCTCTGCGCGCAATCACGCACGAAGACTGCGAACTGGATGATCTAGCGCACACTGTAATCGACGGTCTAACCGACGATGACGTCCCGCTTATCGGCGACTTGTGGATCCATGAGTCGGTGACCCCAATCCTGCGTGAACTACTCATACACACACGCGCATCAGTACGTGCCCTAGCTGCCGTCGCCTTCGGAGAGGGAACACGGGGTCGTGGACCGGAGGTGCCCGAGGATCTCAGGCCCGTCTGGCGGACGGCGCTGGTCGGGGCAGCTCCCGACCAGCTGCCACAGCACTCAAGATGGCGCCTCGGCGAGATACTTAAGCACGTCTTGACCACTGATCCCGAGCTCTGCGCGGACTGGTTCATCGCAAACGCGGAAACGACTGGGTTTTCTTCGCGTGCGCGCCGACTGGTGAAGTCATTTCCTGATGTGTTG
This genomic window from Arthrobacter sp. TMP15 contains:
- a CDS encoding ATP-binding protein produces the protein MNLNERITVKLDAGTDADVFERCAVALMANHYDDVVGIEGGSDGGRDGDIIAPIADDPDSRGRILVTTGDALDNLKSSHRTWKKFWDAGETFRLDLLVMITSRSLSDTKRRNIEAYCRTNSLPVPRIYARQWLVESLRRDPDLRFELTGVEGRLEALTTKAPEPSSSFTALFGRDEELDHLRAAVTLTTDVSLVGVPGVGKSRLLAELEGGVHFIDRLARDHLADDLFATDPTTVVLDDAHLDQELLEQLVRIRSKERFSFTIVAATWPGTEAPVEALLNKPTRVEVDRLARAALDQMIQALGVLGVHARSLVLEQSDGRPGWAAILSRLVINGAGDDLATGQSLLDQVAGLATAIAGSPVLNDALACIAALGAASLEDIEIIASHAGVPYADLIAWLEVTAQGGLVERTSDKWSVLAPLRSLIVASTFFGVRRRRSWASFAAKFPDDERLDRTVLNIANDVPDTGVRALTNLWFDKISTMEIHEIPLALVEGYSGIDETSADRAAVLARAVLDSPREPQALFGDVTYDPYGTAAEKILRTAFRRSCSREATHGLLDLAVSDERPRHQHPDHPMRVIQDMAHYLDPDLGPVDTLRDRILKYALEWFDEDPNAARWEMLAEVTHYVFDPRVAGNWSDPGSHLTVTMSQGVMTPEAMGSLLAHWNTIDSRVRGHAASSITHRAVAEFCEIFDSWSAIAVGNTNHEGEASTEHRVVGARGAELVLSTLAVLAKRFTGVPIRVNKRLALVSMWNGGPTTLAELPVEDDHLALFVGAQEPDDDIDGWMADRREQLTSLARDLDKLTAAEGVTEHQRLVVEASVLDGNNEGTAFASTLAEHVANAGAWLEAAIKAIARPLVAPLITKARADGADIDDLVMSAIEVPELRHEALRAITHEDCELDDLAHTVIDGLTDDDVPLIGDLWIHESVTPILRELLIHTRASVRALAAVAFGEGTRGRGPEVPEDLRPVWRTALVGAAPDQLPQHSRWRLGEILKHVLTTDPELCADWFIANAETTGFSSRARRLVKSFPDVLRNLPQDQKRRIVTTLGAETLIHSGYAGDVLGTDTKLASDLLAEDVVDGEDLLRMMSGYRDHSVIALAPALMAAQVSPQRIVAAALGNSSWTGDESDAILSDLEFFAKLREQQPELDEVCALASEVLGRQLEAAHAREKQERRLGW